The following are encoded in a window of Impatiens glandulifera chromosome 5, dImpGla2.1, whole genome shotgun sequence genomic DNA:
- the LOC124939472 gene encoding uncharacterized protein LOC124939472 has protein sequence MLIAEYGHRDSEWMPLSGRKYNGNSLWGYIVKTWTTIHPLLDFKLENGKMIHFCLDSWLPNGKLAISFHDLFSASIRKDIKIAYLYASSSDQNSWRILSRFSTTDSPRADLLRGLLSEVTIDPLIHDSLNLIGSPKLEVSHIYSSLKNINPSSFPWKELWKIKLPSRITLFAWEAIHGGILTQDKLKNKGFRLANRCVICESFEETINHLLLDCHMAKEIWSLIQNIINLQWEMPLIMGECWKK, from the coding sequence ATGTTGATTGCAGAGTATGGTCATCGTGATTCTGAGTGGATGCCCCTTTCAGGAAGGAAATATAACGGCAATAGTCTTTGGGGATATATCGTCAAGACTTGGACCACCATTCACCCTCTTCTTGATTTTAAATTGGAAAATGGAAAAATGATCCACTTTTGTCTCGACTCCTGGCTCCCCAATGGTAAGCTTGCAATCTCTTTTCACGACCTTTTCTCGGCTTCCATCCGAAAAGATATTAAGATTgcatatttatatgcatcatCCAGCGATCAAAACTCTTGGAGGATTCTATCTCGTTTCTCAACGACGGATAGTCCGAGGGCTGACTTACTTAGAGGTCTTCTCTCTGAGGTTACTATTGATCCATTGATCCACGACTCCTTAAATCTCATTGGCTCTCCAAAATTGGAGGTTAGTCATATTTACTCTTCCCTCAAAAACATTAATCCATCTTCTTTCCCTTGGAAGGAATTATGGAAAATTAAGTTACCGTCGAGAATCACATTATTCGCATGGGAAGCCATTCACGGTGGCATCCTTACACAAGACAAACTCAAGAATAAGGGATTCCGTTTGGCAAATAGATGTGTTATTTGTGAAAGTTTCGAGGAGACAATCAACCATCTTCTCTTGGATTGTCATATGGCAAAGGAAATTTGGTCCCTTATCCAAAATATCATTAATCTTCAATGGGAGATGCCATTAATTATGGGGGAATGTTGGAAAAAATAG